A DNA window from Jaculus jaculus isolate mJacJac1 chromosome 1, mJacJac1.mat.Y.cur, whole genome shotgun sequence contains the following coding sequences:
- the LOC123457794 gene encoding ribosome maturation protein SBDS-like: MIASGSSRYIHLLKVNFHESSRFTQDSPALPREKDLDEVLQTHSVFVNVSKGRVAKKEDLISAFGTDDQTEICKQILTKEEVQVSDKERHTQLEPMFRDIATIVADECVNPETKRPYTVILIERAMKDIHYSVKPNKSTKQQFCD; the protein is encoded by the coding sequence TGAATTTCCACGAATCAAGTAGATTTACACAAGACTCTCCTGCCCTTCCAAGGGAAAAAGACCTTGATGAAGTTCTGCAGACACATTCAGTGTTTGTAAATGTTTCCAAAGGTCGGGTTGCCAAGAAGGAAGACCTCATCAGTGCATTTGGTACAGACGACCAGACTGAAATCTGTAAGCAGATTTTGACTAAAGAAGAAGTTCAAGTATCAGATAAAGAAAGACATACACAGTTGGAGCCGATGTTTAGAGACATTGCTACCATTGTGGCAGACGAATGTGTGAACCCTGAAACAAAGAGACCTTACACTGTTATCCTTATCGAGAGAGCCATGAAGGACATCCACTATTCAGTCAAACCTAACAAGAGTACCAAACAGCAGTTCTGTGATTAA